The following coding sequences lie in one Haemorhous mexicanus isolate bHaeMex1 chromosome 10, bHaeMex1.pri, whole genome shotgun sequence genomic window:
- the C10H3orf70 gene encoding UPF0524 protein C3orf70 homolog: MSGAAAAKSEKLDEAQALARSCAGRPDFQPCDGLSLCATHSHGRCFRLHWCCHLGWCHCKYVYQPMTPVEQLPSTEIPVRPRESPNTIQISVSLTEHFLKFAPAFQPPLPPEAPQFCTIADLFIDNYRVKCINGKMCYVQRQPPAPHRAKPDEGSVRNALITKESNTPKPEHCSSPSSSEDSGINAVGVHYMESCDEDTEGVAELSSEEDYSPDSSWEPDECPLLSPSQCEMEVIETIETTV; this comes from the exons atgagcggggcggcggcggcgaagAGCGAGAAGCTGGACGAGGCTCAGGCGCTCGCCCGCAGCTGCGCGGGCAGACCCGACTTCCAGCCCTGCGACGGGCTCTCGCTCTGCGCCACCCACAGCCACGGCCGCTGCTTCCGCCTGCACTGGTGCTGCCACCTGGGATGGTGCCACT GTAAATACGTCTACCAGCCCATGACCCCtgtggagcagctccccagcaccgAGATCCCCGTCCGCCCCCGGGAGTCCCCCAACACCATCCAGATTTCGGTGTCGCTCACCGAGCACTTCCTCAAGTTCGCTCCCGCCTTCcagccgccgctgccgcccgaGGCGCCGCAGTTCTGCACCATCGCCGACCTCTTCATCGACAACTACCGCGTCAAGTGCATCAACGGCAAGATGTGCTACGTGCAGCGCCAGCCGCCCGCCCCGCACAGGGCAAAGCCCGACGAGGGCTCCGTCCGCAACGCCTTAATCACAAAGGAGAGCAATACACCAAAACCAGAGCACTGCTCGTCCCCGTCCAGCTCTGAGGACTCCGGCATCAACGCGGTGGGGGTTCACTACATGGAGTCGTGTGACGAGGACACGGAGGGGGTGGCCGAGCTGAGCTCAGAGGAAGATTACAGCCCGGATAGCAGCTGGGAGCCGGACGAATGCCCGCTCCTGTCGCCCTCGCAGTGCGAGATGGAAGTGATTGAGACTATAGAAACCACTGTGTGA